A portion of the Flavobacterium magnum genome contains these proteins:
- a CDS encoding Bax inhibitor-1/YccA family protein, with translation MEYQNTTLVAHASEVQKAEFYKKTYMHVALAILAFIGVETLLINTVPPQAIGDLLGTKFIWLFFIGLFWLGSMLSSKLAFAATRTQQYLGLGLYVLIEALIFLPMLIIAMYYTGSTAVITQAAIITLFMFGGLTAVVFFTKTDFSFLRSALIISGFIALGLIVAGALFGFELGLWFSVGMVIVASGSILYQTSQIKDHYATEQYVGAALQLFASVMLLFWYVLRILMSRK, from the coding sequence ATGGAATACCAAAACACTACTTTGGTCGCGCATGCTTCCGAAGTACAGAAAGCGGAATTTTACAAAAAGACGTACATGCACGTGGCACTCGCCATCCTGGCATTCATCGGGGTGGAAACCTTACTGATTAACACCGTACCGCCACAGGCTATCGGAGATTTATTGGGCACGAAATTCATCTGGCTGTTCTTCATCGGCTTGTTCTGGCTGGGTTCCATGTTGTCGTCGAAACTCGCTTTTGCCGCGACGCGTACGCAACAATACCTGGGGCTCGGACTGTATGTACTCATTGAAGCCCTGATCTTCCTGCCAATGCTGATCATCGCCATGTATTATACCGGCAGTACGGCGGTCATTACGCAGGCGGCGATCATTACGTTGTTTATGTTCGGCGGATTGACAGCGGTAGTGTTCTTTACAAAAACGGATTTTTCTTTCCTGAGGTCGGCTTTGATCATCAGCGGATTCATCGCGCTGGGACTGATCGTGGCCGGGGCGTTGTTCGGGTTTGAGCTTGGCTTGTGGTTCTCTGTGGGCATGGTGATTGTAGCCAGCGGCAGCATCCTGTACCAGACCAGCCAGATCAAGGACCATTATGCCACCGAGCAATACGTAGGCGCGGCGCTGCAGCTGTTCGCTTCGGTAATGTTGTTATTCTGGTATGTGCTCAGGATCCTGATGAGCAGGAAATAA
- a CDS encoding alpha/beta hydrolase: MNKNTFTRCVAVVLLSAAAISCNKNPKTDLPEEKVNDSITAENKDARLEPKGPAPEWGTNIKPEMAVVMEKLATLGGKPIETLSPQEARKQPTPTDAVMAVMEEHNMAMPLPLCDTIGKQIPVSGGTTHIRIYTPKEGKAPFPVIAYYHGGGFVIADINVYSAGAQALCEQTGAIVVSVEYPKGPEKKFPAAHMVAFDAYQWILKNAATFNGNPAKIAVAGESAGGNLAANVSLMAREKKIQVPLGAVLVYPVANNDMTAESYVKYANAKPLNKAMMGWFVKNYLTSEAQSADPRISLVRANLKGFPPTLIIGAEIDPLQSEGKLLHEKLKAAGVDSEYELYEGVTHEFFGMAAVVPQAKDAQALAAKKLKSVLGL; this comes from the coding sequence ATGAATAAGAACACTTTTACCCGATGCGTTGCGGTGGTCCTGTTGTCTGCCGCTGCAATCTCCTGCAACAAGAATCCGAAAACCGACCTTCCTGAGGAAAAGGTGAATGACAGCATCACCGCAGAAAACAAAGACGCCCGGCTTGAGCCGAAAGGCCCTGCCCCTGAATGGGGTACGAACATCAAGCCGGAAATGGCCGTCGTAATGGAGAAGCTGGCCACGCTGGGCGGCAAGCCAATTGAGACACTGAGCCCACAGGAAGCCAGGAAACAGCCCACGCCTACCGATGCGGTAATGGCGGTCATGGAAGAACACAATATGGCGATGCCGCTGCCATTGTGCGACACCATCGGCAAGCAGATCCCGGTCAGCGGGGGCACTACACACATCAGGATTTATACCCCTAAGGAAGGGAAAGCGCCGTTTCCGGTCATTGCCTACTACCATGGCGGTGGTTTCGTGATTGCCGACATCAACGTGTACAGCGCGGGCGCACAGGCCTTGTGCGAGCAGACGGGCGCCATCGTCGTGTCTGTGGAATATCCGAAAGGCCCTGAGAAAAAATTCCCTGCCGCACACATGGTGGCGTTTGATGCCTACCAATGGATCCTTAAAAATGCGGCTACGTTCAATGGCAACCCTGCTAAAATTGCCGTAGCGGGAGAAAGCGCGGGCGGAAACCTCGCAGCCAATGTGAGCCTGATGGCGAGGGAAAAGAAGATACAGGTTCCGCTGGGTGCCGTATTGGTATATCCGGTGGCCAACAACGACATGACCGCAGAGAGCTATGTCAAATACGCGAACGCCAAGCCGCTGAACAAGGCGATGATGGGATGGTTTGTGAAAAACTACCTGACGTCCGAAGCGCAGTCGGCAGACCCGAGGATAAGCCTCGTCAGGGCGAACCTGAAAGGCTTCCCGCCAACACTGATCATCGGCGCCGAAATCGATCCGCTGCAATCAGAAGGCAAGCTGCTGCATGAGAAACTCAAGGCGGCCGGTGTCGATTCGGAATATGAATTGTACGAAGGCGTGACCCACGAGTTTTTCGGGATGGCAGCGGTAGTGCCGCAGGCTAAGGACGCGCAGGCTTTGGCAGCTAAAAAACTCAAATCGGTACTCGGATTGTAA
- a CDS encoding ferritin-like domain-containing protein: protein MKTTTKAPAKKTAATKTAAAKTTTAKTSAAKTTASKTPATPKGTVKAKSTAAEGLGELFEDGLKDIYWAEKALTKALPKMAKNATSAELVTALQDHLTQTETHVQRLEQVFAAIGQKAVAKKCDAMDGLIKEGEGIMEETELGVVRDAGIIAASQKIEHYEIATYGTLAAFAKTLGHDEALQLLVATLDEEKQADALLTQIAESHINLDAADEDME from the coding sequence ATGAAGACAACAACCAAGGCCCCGGCCAAAAAGACAGCTGCAACCAAAACCGCCGCCGCAAAGACGACTACAGCCAAAACATCGGCTGCGAAAACCACCGCTTCCAAAACCCCGGCCACCCCTAAAGGTACCGTAAAAGCGAAATCGACTGCCGCCGAAGGGCTGGGCGAATTGTTTGAAGACGGCTTAAAGGACATCTACTGGGCAGAAAAGGCGCTGACCAAAGCCCTGCCTAAAATGGCCAAAAATGCCACCTCTGCCGAATTGGTGACGGCATTGCAGGACCACCTGACGCAAACCGAAACTCACGTACAGCGACTCGAACAGGTATTTGCTGCGATCGGACAGAAGGCAGTCGCCAAGAAATGCGACGCGATGGACGGACTCATCAAGGAAGGGGAGGGCATCATGGAGGAAACCGAACTGGGTGTCGTGCGCGATGCCGGCATCATTGCCGCCTCGCAGAAAATCGAGCATTACGAGATTGCTACCTATGGTACGCTGGCCGCATTTGCGAAAACACTCGGACATGACGAAGCCTTACAGTTGCTGGTTGCGACCCTCGACGAGGAGAAACAGGCTGACGCATTACTGACCCAGATTGCCGAATCGCACATCAACCTCGACGCTGCCGACGAGGACATGGAATAA